The following proteins are encoded in a genomic region of Synechococcus sp. ROS8604:
- the clpP gene encoding ATP-dependent Clp endopeptidase proteolytic subunit ClpP has translation MIPIVIEESGRGERAFDIYSRLLRERIIFLGEPVTSDSANRIVAQLLFLEAEDPEKEIFLYVNSPGGSVYDGLGIFDTMQHIKPDVHTVCVGLAASMGAFLLCAGAKGKRSSLQHSRIMIHQPLGGASGQASDIRIQADEILFLKDRLNHELSDRTGQPLDKIQADTDRDFFMSPQQAMEYGLIDNVIDKSPVRSL, from the coding sequence ATGATCCCGATCGTGATCGAGGAGTCTGGACGAGGAGAAAGAGCTTTTGATATTTATTCTCGTCTCTTAAGGGAGCGAATCATTTTCTTAGGTGAGCCTGTCACCAGTGATTCCGCCAATCGAATCGTTGCACAGCTGCTATTTCTTGAAGCGGAAGACCCAGAAAAAGAGATCTTCCTATATGTCAATTCTCCAGGTGGCTCGGTTTACGACGGCCTGGGGATTTTTGACACGATGCAGCACATCAAGCCAGATGTGCACACCGTCTGTGTTGGCCTTGCTGCAAGCATGGGCGCCTTCCTGCTGTGCGCCGGTGCAAAAGGAAAGCGCAGCAGCTTGCAGCACTCACGGATCATGATTCACCAGCCCTTAGGTGGTGCGAGTGGCCAGGCAAGTGATATCCGAATCCAAGCTGATGAGATTTTGTTTCTGAAAGATCGCCTGAATCACGAACTCTCGGACCGCACTGGCCAACCCCTAGACAAAATCCAAGCCGATACGGACCGTGATTTCTTTATGTCTCCACAACAGGCGATGGAATATGGCTTGATTGATAACGTGATTGATAAGAGTCCTGTCCGCTCCTTATAA
- the psb29 gene encoding photosystem II biogenesis protein Psp29 — protein sequence MTDQRTIADSKRAFHTAFPYVIPSLYRRTADELLVELHLLSHQQHFKSDALFAVGLRQVFQAFTQGYKPEAHLDELYAAICTSNGFDPEDLKQLAEGSTSAVSGHSISEVHEWLSNRGAGAPEPLASGISSVGGDSFHYSRLMAVGLLSLLSSAQGGEPSNPDELKTLAHEIGEQLGLSKPRLDKDLSLYTSNLEKMAQAVELIEETLAAERRKRDRQAADSQAIDSKTEEAQSESSDGSAADESTN from the coding sequence TTGACGGATCAACGGACGATCGCTGACAGCAAGCGTGCCTTTCACACAGCCTTCCCTTACGTGATTCCGTCCCTGTACAGGAGAACGGCTGACGAGCTCTTGGTTGAGTTGCATCTTCTAAGTCACCAGCAGCATTTCAAGAGCGATGCCCTGTTTGCTGTTGGCTTGCGTCAGGTGTTTCAGGCGTTCACACAGGGCTACAAACCGGAAGCACACCTCGACGAGCTGTATGCGGCCATTTGCACCAGCAATGGTTTTGATCCGGAGGATTTGAAACAGCTGGCAGAGGGGTCAACCTCGGCTGTTTCTGGTCACTCCATCAGCGAAGTGCATGAATGGCTCTCCAATCGCGGAGCTGGGGCTCCAGAGCCTTTAGCGTCGGGTATCTCGAGTGTGGGCGGTGATTCATTTCACTACTCGCGTTTGATGGCTGTGGGCTTGTTGAGTTTGCTCTCATCCGCTCAAGGTGGTGAGCCCTCAAATCCTGACGAACTCAAAACCCTTGCCCATGAAATTGGTGAGCAACTAGGTCTCTCCAAGCCACGCTTGGACAAGGACCTCAGCTTGTACACGTCCAATCTTGAAAAGATGGCTCAAGCGGTGGAACTCATTGAAGAAACCTTGGCCGCAGAGCGTCGCAAACGAGACCGTCAGGCGGCTGATTCTCAAGCGATTGACTCAAAGACAGAGGAGGCTCAATCTGAGTCTTCCGATGGGTCAGCTGCGGACGAGAGCACTAACTGA
- the petN gene encoding cytochrome b6-f complex subunit PetN, whose protein sequence is MLFTIAWASLAAVFSFSIAMVVWGRNGDGTLNF, encoded by the coding sequence ATGCTGTTCACGATTGCCTGGGCATCCCTCGCTGCTGTCTTCAGTTTCTCGATCGCGATGGTGGTCTGGGGCCGCAACGGTGATGGCACTCTGAATTTCTGA
- the clpS gene encoding ATP-dependent Clp protease adapter ClpS: MTMAIPGTASVLQPERTTLRYPNARVIVLNDDVNTFEHVVECLCKIIPGMNSDKAWTLAHQINGEGSAEVWAGPLEPAELYHQQLSSEGLTMAPLERN, from the coding sequence ATGACTATGGCAATCCCTGGAACCGCAAGCGTCCTTCAACCGGAACGCACAACCCTGCGCTATCCCAATGCCAGAGTCATCGTTCTCAACGATGACGTCAATACGTTTGAACACGTGGTTGAGTGTTTATGCAAAATCATCCCTGGGATGAACAGCGATAAGGCTTGGACGCTTGCCCATCAAATCAATGGTGAAGGGTCTGCTGAAGTGTGGGCAGGCCCCCTTGAACCCGCCGAGCTTTACCACCAACAACTCAGCAGCGAGGGGCTCACGATGGCTCCGTTGGAACGCAATTAG
- a CDS encoding BCD family MFS transporter, with product MAASIEFNDFQGLRWPTLFRLSLFQACLGTLAVLFTGTFNRILITELAFPALLAGGGLGFEQLVAPARVLFGHLSDSHPLMGKHRTPYVLLGTIAICLLAILSVPVSFMVREALDSGSPLVAAAGIAAFCGLFALYGLGTSMASTSYLALVIDRTTEEQRPRCIGVIWAMLTVGIIVGAIAISLAVRSIDGISDPVILQSWLQKFMIAITSIVMLLAIVSTWGVEKPITPGAVRPVQDLITLQDAWKVVTSSRQIVIFFGFLVLFTMGLFLQDPILESFGAEVFGMPVSKTTLLNAWWGSGTLVGLLVAGWFITPKLGKLATARLGCWMVMGSLFLLLISGWQQASGLLPVVMVLFGLAAGVGTNSALTLMLDLTLPAMAGTFVGIWGLAQALSRGFGKVVGGGLLDLGRQILPNAGPMAGYGLVFSIEILVMASALIVLNQLSVGQFRESTTQRLDMVLMAEIDG from the coding sequence ATGGCCGCTTCCATTGAATTCAACGACTTTCAAGGTCTCCGTTGGCCAACCCTGTTTCGATTAAGTCTGTTTCAGGCTTGTCTTGGAACCCTTGCGGTGTTGTTCACTGGGACCTTCAATCGGATTCTGATCACAGAGTTGGCCTTTCCTGCCTTGCTGGCGGGTGGAGGGTTGGGATTTGAGCAACTGGTTGCTCCAGCACGGGTGCTGTTCGGACATCTCAGTGATTCCCATCCCTTAATGGGAAAACATCGGACGCCCTATGTCCTGCTTGGAACCATTGCCATCTGTTTGTTGGCGATTCTGAGTGTTCCAGTCAGTTTCATGGTGAGGGAAGCCCTCGATAGTGGATCCCCGTTGGTGGCCGCTGCAGGAATTGCAGCATTTTGTGGCTTATTTGCTCTCTACGGATTAGGGACGTCAATGGCAAGTACCTCCTATTTAGCCCTTGTGATTGACCGCACAACAGAAGAACAAAGGCCGCGATGCATCGGTGTGATTTGGGCGATGCTCACGGTGGGAATCATCGTGGGAGCGATTGCTATCAGTCTTGCTGTCCGCTCGATCGACGGCATTTCAGATCCCGTGATTCTTCAGAGCTGGCTGCAGAAGTTCATGATTGCGATTACGTCGATCGTGATGCTGCTGGCCATTGTTTCGACCTGGGGAGTGGAGAAACCAATCACGCCTGGCGCTGTGCGTCCAGTTCAGGATTTGATCACACTTCAGGATGCCTGGAAGGTGGTGACTTCAAGTCGACAAATCGTGATCTTCTTTGGATTCTTAGTTCTATTCACGATGGGGCTCTTTCTTCAGGATCCAATTCTGGAAAGTTTTGGTGCTGAAGTGTTTGGTATGCCTGTGTCTAAGACCACGTTGCTGAATGCTTGGTGGGGATCAGGAACCCTTGTTGGCTTACTGGTTGCTGGCTGGTTTATTACCCCAAAACTCGGAAAGTTGGCCACTGCCCGTCTGGGTTGCTGGATGGTGATGGGCTCCTTATTTCTGTTGTTAATCAGTGGCTGGCAGCAAGCATCCGGACTTCTTCCTGTGGTGATGGTGCTGTTTGGTTTAGCTGCAGGCGTTGGTACCAACAGCGCACTCACCTTGATGCTGGATCTCACCTTGCCCGCCATGGCAGGAACCTTCGTGGGCATTTGGGGTTTAGCGCAAGCCCTCTCTCGGGGCTTTGGCAAGGTTGTCGGCGGTGGGTTGCTCGATCTTGGTCGACAGATTCTTCCCAATGCTGGACCAATGGCTGGTTATGGCTTGGTGTTTTCGATTGAAATTCTGGTGATGGCGAGCGCTTTGATTGTGCTGAATCAGCTCAGCGTCGGTCAATTCAGAGAATCCACCACACAACGCCTCGACATGGTGTTGATGGCCGAAATCGACGGTTAA
- a CDS encoding DUF2103 domain-containing protein codes for MGRLVVTHSTYVKGLIPWLKVLANDPQIQTITPGVIARVKGRCQDLTLRPSVPIRGGFKLMARRGRTAQEVFVITSLDKSDLIDRLASSRSSIL; via the coding sequence GTGGGCCGTCTTGTTGTTACCCATAGCACCTACGTGAAGGGTCTAATCCCTTGGCTCAAGGTGTTGGCGAATGACCCACAGATCCAGACCATTACCCCAGGCGTGATTGCAAGGGTGAAGGGGCGTTGCCAAGACTTAACGCTGAGACCATCTGTTCCGATCCGAGGTGGTTTCAAGCTGATGGCACGCCGTGGCCGGACTGCTCAAGAGGTCTTTGTGATTACAAGCTTGGACAAATCAGACTTAATCGATCGATTGGCCAGCTCTAGGTCTTCGATTCTCTAA